GGTCATCTGAGTTCAGTGTGACCATCAAGCCTTCTTCAAAGTAACGACGCACCGGGTGCTCCAGCAGCGACGCGCAGGACTTCGTCTTCAGGTTCGAAGTGACGTTCAGCTCCAGCGGGATCTGCTTGCGCGCGAGCACGTCCATGAGATCTTCATCGCTCGCCGCCGTCAGCGCGTGGCCGATGCGCTCGGCGCCGATGTTGATCGCCGACCATACGCTCTCCGCACCGGTCGTTTCGCCCGCGTGGCAGGTCAGGTGAAGACCGTTCTCCTTCGCCTCGGCGTAGACCTCGCGGAACTCATGTGCCGGGCCGCGCGCTTCGTCACCACCAATGCCGATGCCGACCACCGACGGCATATGCTTGCGCAGCTCGGCCGCCTTCAGGAAGGTCTTGCGACATTCTTCGACGCCGAAGTGGCGCACCGCATCGATGATCCAGAGCAGCGACGTGCCGAATTCACTTTCCGCGCGCCGACGACCGCGCTCGGCGGCCTCCATCACCTCGTCCACATCCAGCCGCGCGAAGCGGTACAGAATGCCGATGGAGAGATACGCTTCTGCATGGCGAACGCCCTGCAGCGCGAGGTCGCGCACCATGTTGTAGGTGATGAGTTCGTAATCGACAGGCTTCACCAGCCGCTCGGTCACGGCCTTGAAGCTCATCAGGAAGCTCGGAAAATCGTGGTAATCGTAGACGTTCGCGGCCTGATCGTAGGTCAGAGGCACCGCGTCGTTACGCTGCGAGAGCTCCACCAGCGTCGCAGGCGTAATCGAGCCTTCGAGGTGCAGATGCAGTTCGGCCTTGGGCAGCCAATGCAGCCAGTCTGCGATTTCCTTGGGGTCTTTCTCTTTGGATCGTGCCATCGCTATCCAGTGTATGCGTAGGCCGCTCGCGCGCTCGAGGCAGCCACGAACGGGTGCCCCAGGCTGCTCGACCACTACACCATCGCGTTGTACTCGGCCACCAGCTTCACCTGCTCGCGGATCACTTCCTCGAGCTTGCGATGCAGCTCCACCTTCGGCAGACCCAGCGGATCAAAGTAGTGCTGCAGCGCGAGGCCATCGAGCGTGGCCGCGAAGATCGCGAACGCGCGCCGCTGCTGCTTCATGTCGCGCAGCAGAAACTCAGGGAAGACACGCAGTTTATGCGTCGCACCACGCACGCACATGCCTGCGTGAAGATCGGCAAGCCGCTTCGTCGCATGAGGGTGGCGCACGGCGTACATCTTGAACTCGATGAAGAGCAACATGCGGTTGCGATCGCGCAGGATGCGCTCAAACTGCACGATGATCTGTGCAATGCGATCTTCGAAGGAGGCTCCGATGTCGATGGTGCGGAAGTAGATGTCGCTGTCCTGCGCGATGTACTCCTCGAAGAGTGCGAAGAAAAGGTCTTCT
The nucleotide sequence above comes from Granulicella cerasi. Encoded proteins:
- a CDS encoding TetR/AcrR family transcriptional regulator — protein: MRKKVPAKKTPEAPQQDRAVQTRKDLMDAARRIFARDGFEVARLQDIAAEAGKTRGALYTHFADKEDLFFALFEEYIAQDSDIYFRTIDIGASFEDRIAQIIVQFERILRDRNRMLLFIEFKMYAVRHPHATKRLADLHAGMCVRGATHKLRVFPEFLLRDMKQQRRAFAIFAATLDGLALQHYFDPLGLPKVELHRKLEEVIREQVKLVAEYNAMV
- the add gene encoding adenosine deaminase — protein: MARSKEKDPKEIADWLHWLPKAELHLHLEGSITPATLVELSQRNDAVPLTYDQAANVYDYHDFPSFLMSFKAVTERLVKPVDYELITYNMVRDLALQGVRHAEAYLSIGILYRFARLDVDEVMEAAERGRRRAESEFGTSLLWIIDAVRHFGVEECRKTFLKAAELRKHMPSVVGIGIGGDEARGPAHEFREVYAEAKENGLHLTCHAGETTGAESVWSAINIGAERIGHALTAASDEDLMDVLARKQIPLELNVTSNLKTKSCASLLEHPVRRYFEEGLMVTLNSDDPPFFGANLLEEYILVQREFDFTPEQMREFAANSIEASFLKPERKLQLLGEVEQYGF